In Streptococcus gallolyticus subsp. gallolyticus DSM 16831, the sequence GTCTTATGTAGATTTATTGTTTGGAAAAATTTATCCAGTAGGTAGCATTGTAGAGCTTGATAAAGAGCTTTTACCAGATGATTTGGTAGCAGCATTTGCTAGAGAAAACATGGATTTTAATGTTGTTATTTCGGGACGTCGTGTCTTGATAAATAATCAAACATCCTATGTCGACTATGTTGGTTATATTTGGCCTTATGGGTTTGATTTTGAGGCACACCCATTATTGCTTAGTCATCTTTTTATCAAACGTGTCATTTCTGAAGGTTATACAGATGTGCGTGATAAACATTATTGTGATGAAGAGTTACGTCGTGCTTACTATTATGATAAGATTTTTTCAGTGATGTATCCAAAGGGAGAGAGTTATGAAGATTAAGATGAGCGAGGTCTTGTCGCAAAAGGAGAGCCTTGCCAGTTCCATTAGTAGCGCTAAAAGTCAGTTGGAAAGTGCTAGTCGCAAGCTAAAAAGCACAGCTGATTCAGACGCACTTCAAGGGAATGTTAAGGAGGCTATTGATAACAAAATCACCAACTATCAAGTGCCTTTATTGACCAACTACGTGAATAGCTTAGCGGTTATCTCACAAGGGTATGATAATCTGATTAGTACCTTTAAAGAAACCGTTAGTGAAACGAGCGATAGTGCCATTATTGACACGGATATCTTACAACAAATGGTGGACAAATTTGATTCCCCCTTAGAACAATTAAAGACTTGCTCTGATGAGATTAATAAAGCAATTGACGAGGTTGCTGACATTGTTTCATTAACCAAAGTGACAACTGCTGATGCGATTTCAGAGTTTAAGAGTGCTAAGAAAGTCCTGACCAACACGATTAAGGATATGGGGATTTTCAATAGCACAGTCCTTACAAGTGAAGCAGGGGATATTCTAGAGGAGCAGAATACGCAACTCAGTAGCTTGTCAGATTTAGGAAGTAGCTCATATACAAGTAAGAAAGCCAAAGATTTTTACAAAGATAGCACCTTTAAAGCTGAGGTCAAAGAGGTCAAGTCAGTTGTTAACGGCAAGGCTAGAAGAGACCAACTTAAAAATGCTCTTGCTAAGAATTTGTATGATTCCAAGTATAGTGGGTATATGTTGGAAACAAGTGGTTTAGAAGTAAAAGCTGGCATATTGATTACTTCGACTAAGAAATCGATAGGTAAGGGGAAAAAAGTTGTAAAAATTTTGGATGCAACTGATAAAGCTTTGAAGCAGAAGAAATTTATTGGTGGTCGTGAACTCACGGTCGATTCAAAAGGTCGTGTGAAAGTTGGCGAACGTTTCTTGTATAAAAAGCCAAGCAAAGGTAAAACAAAAACAGTTCACCTTTATTCCAAAGGTACTAAAGAATATAAAAAGACTGTTGGCGAGGATTTTTCATTTAAAAAGACAACACTTTATAATGGTCGAAAACTTAAGGCAAATGGAAAAGTAGGAATAGACTGGAAAGGTGTCGGAACTTCAGGGAAAGAAGCTTTTAAATCTGGTTTAAAAGATAATTTTAAATCAACAATTAACCCGCTTAATGAATTTAAAGGGTTTAAAGAGGCTTCTAATTTCTCTAAAGCAGGAAAAGTTTTAGGCTTTGCAGGGACGGTAATGACGATTGGTTCTAACATCAAAACTGACTTTATTGACGATAGAAGATCATCTACAAAAGAAAAAGTCAGAAATTTTGCAGTAGACACTACAGTCGATGTTGTATCAAGCTCAAGTGCAGCAGCTACAGGTGCTGCAATAGGAACGTTAGTAGGTGGACCATTGGGAACTGTGGCAGGAGCAATAGTTGGAATTGCAGTATCTGAATTCATGAATACGAATTTAGAAATATTGGGAAATAAATCATTAACGGGAGTTGCCAAGAGTGGCTTGAAAGGATTAGCAGGGAAATTTGGATTATGAGTAAATTAAAAAAACAATCAAAAAAAAATCAAGAAGAGGATATTTTAGAACGTTATCATGGACCTTTAATCACGAATGGTGTGGAACTAGGGTATATAAAAATTGTCCCGTGGTTAAATTTGATATTTGACTTATTGTTATATTTTATAGCGGGTTATGGGGATAATTTGGGATTATTGAAGGGAATTTTTTTAATCTGTACACTTATCAACTTATTTAGTATTTTGTATTCATTTTTTAATTTTATTATTATAAGATATAAGGTCTTAACCTATTTTTTGCTAATGTTAAATTTTGTTACCATGGTAATTTGGTTAAATTTTTTAACTTTAATGATGTTTATTCCCTCTAAAGAGGCTTTTGGTGCCAGTACCTTATACGATTCTTCGCTAACGTTATTTTATGTCATTCCTATGATTGCTCTTTTTGTTATTATGGTTTTCTTTGTCTATCCCTATTTTTACAGACGAGATCGTCGTACAAATGGTGCATACCGAGAAAAAGAATCGAAATTTAATAGTGAGGATAATAAGTTATTCTCAAGTAATTTTTTGATTATTTTCGGTTTAGTTGTTTTTGTTCCACCGTTTTTAACAGGGTATCTGGAAAATGTTTTTGGTTTTGTTGGAGGAATTCTTTTTACACTTGTTATTCCAGCTTTGGTAGTAGACGCTTTTTATGCGGCGCTTTATGCTAAACAACATCCAGAAGAGATTGATGAGCTTTAGGAGAGAAAAAATGGATATTAAATCGAAAAAATTAAGTCTCGTTCAAATCGTTGGCTTCGAAGCAAGTTTGCCTGAAGAATTTATTTTAGAAGAAATGTGTGCAGAAGCCTATACGTCTTGTCAAGAATTTATCGGAGATATGCTGGATGTGATTTATTCAGACGGACCAGTTTATTTTAAGTTCTACCCTTTATCAAGTAGCAAGAGTGATATTGAAATATTTACAACATTTGGCAATGCGATTAATCCAACAGGTAAAGAACCTCAACTATTATTTAAAGAAAATCTATTGATTGACAGCAAAGACTTTGCGCAGATTAGTGCAGAAGAGTTGGCTGATTATTATACTTATTTAGTTTCCAAATATTCAGAAGATGAACATGAACGTTTAGCGGTTTATCATGTTTTATCACTTTCTTCAGATGATGAGTTGATGGTTGATGTATACAGTGATTTGGAGGTAGACTAATGGAATATACTGTAGCTGAGGGAGTTACTGTTCAAGATGCTTTTCAAGCACAAAACGTCCTTAGGAAACGAAAGACTTTTCATATCACAGAATTAAAAGAAGAATTGGATACTTTTTTAACTGCGGTAGAAACGGCTGGCGCACATCCATCAGGACCGCTTGTTTATAGCTTAAACAACGTTCCAGAAGATGGTAATATGGATATTGAATTTTTCTTGCCTGTTGAAGAGGATTATATTGAGATTGAAGGAATGAGATTTTCATCTTATTTTGAAATTGATAATATTATTTTAACAGCAATTGACCGTGATTATGAGGAATTAACTAAAGAAGCATATGCGCGATTATTGTGGACATTGGAACAAAATGACCGAGAATTGAACACTCCGTTTTATCATGTTTTACCAGATGATGGGGCAGAAAAAGTCATTATTTTAGTTGGGTATGCGTATTAATTAAGTGGCACACTTGTGCCCTTTTTATTTAAAGGTTTACTTTGGATAATTTTAGTAACAGAATAATGCTCTTGCTAAGAATTTGTATGATTCCAAGTATAGTGGGTATATGATGGAGCAGACAAGACTGGAAGTGACTGTTGCTAGCGTTACAACACCTTATTTGGTTGGAAGAAAATATTACAAAAAAGCTAAAAAATGGGCAACATCAGCTTATGCAGAACATCGTTTTTCAAAAGATTGGATGGGAAATACAATCATCAAAAAATCTGAGAAAACCGTTGATCATGCTCTAGACTTTATTTTTGGAACAAGCAAAACTCTTAAAAAGAAAAAGTCACATAGTATTGTTCAATATCATGGCAATAAAACAGTGACTAAGAGTTTTGAAAATCTGATGAAAACGCTAGGTGAAACGGACTATTCAAAAGAAATCAGTAAGGCAAAAGAAATTGCTAAAGGTGTTCTGAAAGGCACAAAATCTAATTTGATTTCTGAAGCAGAAGAAGCATTTTATGTCAAAACACTAAAAAATGTGGCTAAGGCTACTAAAAAAACTGGTCAAATCACTAAGGGAGTAAAAACAGCATTTAAAGAATCAAATGTTGTAACAGCTCTAAAAACAGGCTCAAAATTTACTAAAGGTGTGGCAGTCCTTAATGTAATTGATGGTGTAGCTGAGACTTTTGACAATGTTAGTAAAAATAAAACCCAAGCTAAGAAGCAAGGATTACAAGGTGCGGAAGTTTCAGCTAGTGTAGCGACAGGTTTTGCCGTGGACGCAGCTAAAGCAACTGTTAAAGGTGTCGCAAGTACAGCAGCAGCTACAGCAGGAGCGACACTTGCAGAGGCGGGAATTGGAGCTCTTGCAACAACGTTTGGTCTTACAGTTGGAGCACCAGTGTTACTTACTGGTATAGTAGCTGTGGCAGCAGGAGCTGGGGCAGCGTATTTGATTGATAAATTTGATAAGAGTACTAATCTAACCAAGAATGTAAAATCTACGGCTAACTCTTTTATTAAAGGGTGTGGTGATTTTGTAAAAGGACTGAAGGGATGGTAATATGGGACTAATTGAGCGTTTTAAAATATTGTTGAAGTATCATGAAGGAAATGTTAAGAGTGGAGTATCCCGTTCAGGAAATTTATCAGGATTATTTATTTTATATCCTATTGTATTTTTTATGTTTTATGCCACTATGAATGACTCTGAACTTCCAATGGTATTAAATAAAATGATTTTTTATTTGGGTATTATTATTTGGGTGACATCCTTCTTTTTAACTATTTGGGATTTTTTTCATGATAATCAATTTCTTGTTGGGATTTCAACTGGTCTGATGTTTGCTTATTATCTATTTACCTCACCCATTTCATCATCAGCTGCTTGGAGTGATGGTAATTTGAACTTTATTATTTTTCAAGAAACTTCAATTATCTTATATCCTATAATGTGGGAATTTATTTTAGCATACAGCATTGTAAAAAATAACGGAGAAATTTGTTCAGAAAAAACAAGAAGAAGGTTAGCCTATTTAATGTGTACCCCTCTTTTGATTATGGGGATACCAGCAATTCTAATGGCTGAATTTATTTCAGATTATTACTTTGTTTATTTAGTCTGGGGATTAAATTCAGTATTTTCTTTTTCGATAATTTCTGGATGGTTTATTATTCTCTACCCACTCCGCCACAAGGCTGACTTAGCAGTCGCTTCAAAGGTTCAAAATCAAGCAGTAGATGCATTAGGTGATATGTTACAGGAAAAACATTTTGATAAAGAGAGATTTAAATAAAAAGGGGAGTTAAAATGATTGAAAAAACTATTATTAAACAGACACATTTGATAAAAAAGACGGTTCGTATTGAGGTAGAACAATTGCCTGCTTTATTTGAATATACAGAATATCTGCCATTTGAATTTGGAATTTATAAGGACGGACCGACATTCTTTGAAATTACCCCTTCACAATTTCAAGAAGAAAAACAAACATATGGTGTTTATATTCCAATTAATACAGAGGTTACTTCAACGGAAGATTTTACTTATGTACCGAGCTTAGAAATTAAAGGTGTTCGTAAGCGTGTACCTTTTGAGGAAGGGCTTGATGAACATTTAAATAGTATGAAAGATTATATGAGAGAAGAAGGATTAGTTATTCCTGATAAACTCTTTTTGATTATTACGCCTGTTTATGGACAATTATTTGCAGATATTATTATTCCAGAGGAGAAGTGAGATGACAGAGTTTTTAGAAGGACGTAATCAAACGATAACGTTATCTAACGTTTGGAGTATTAATTATACCGTTGAGGTAGATAAGATAGGTATTGCTTTTAAAGATGCTTTAGATAGTATCACGACTGCTGGTTACACACTAAAGACTGACCTATTTTATTCAACACCACAAGTAGAAGGACATGATGGTGTGTTAGATATCACGGTTTATCTGCCTGTGAATGAAGACTATTTAGGAGAAGAGGTTGAATTAGCAGAATTTAATAGCTATTTTTCAATTCCCACCATGTATGGTGTTCGCATTTCGAGTACAAAACCTGAAGATTTTGATAAGGCTTTGGATAGGCTGCAAGCAATGTTATTAGAAGATAAGTGCCAAGAAGCTTCGCCAATCTTTTTCATGTCTTCAAAGATTAATGGAACTGTTTATACAGACATTAGAATCGGTGTTCGTTTTGAGTAGAGTTAAAAAACAACAGGAAGAAATTATTTTAGAACGTTATCACGGTCCATTAATTACAAATGGTGTGGAATTAGGGCATATTAAAATAGTTCCATGGTTGAATTTGATATTTTCAAGTCTTTTTTATATTTTTAATTCTTTAATGGGGTATGATGTAGATTCAGAATTCGTTAAGCGAGTGTTCTTGATTTGGTTGTGCATAGACATATTATCTATAGTATATTCTTTTTTTGATTCCATTATTGTGAAACATCAAGTTTTTACCTACATTTTGTTAATTATTAACTTTGTAAATCTTTTATTTTCTTTAAATTATATGGGATTTATTCTGGCAACATCGGCAGAAGGTACAGGTAATTTTTTCTCAAGTAACCTTTTTGTTATGGGAAACGCACTACTAATAACACTTATTTCTCTCATCATGACATTCTTTGTCTATCCGTACTTTTACAGACGTGACCGTCTAACAAATGGTGCTTATCGTGAAAAGGAATCGAAATTTAATAGTGAGGATAATAAGTTATTCTCAAGTAATTTTTTGCTTATCTTCGGTTTAGTTGTTTTTGTTCCACCACTTTTAACAGGTTACTTGGAGAATGTATTTGGGCTTGTTATCGGAATACTATTTTCACTTGTTTTTCCAGCTTTGGTAGTAGACGCTTTTTATGCGGCGCTTTATGCCAAACAACATCCAGAAGAGATTGATGAGCTTTAAGAAAATTCATTAGGCAGAATGTACGCTATCATTATAATTTTCGTATCTTTGCCAATATGATTTGGCTGTTTATAGAAATGAATTTGTTCTTTCTTTCAGTATATACTCCTACTTTTACTGTCTGGGGAGTTTTATTTCTCTTTATATTAGTTATTATGGCAGGGTATGTAATGGTAAATACACAGTTAAGACGACTTAAGCGTATATTATATGGTGAAGATAATCCGATTTCTGCTATGGAAAGAATTGTAAAAAAAATATCTATTTATGGTATGGGAATATTAGGTATAGGTGTTATTATAAATATAATAACGAAGTTATTCTCAGTAAATATTGCCGAAAGATTAGAGTATTTTCTATTTTCTTTAGTCTGGCCAGTCGGTAATCTTGCATTTTTAGTATTATTTATATTCGTAGAGCTGTCTCACTTTCTTCCAGCCTACTACAAACTTAAATATCCCGAACTATATCGTAAATATGAAGGGAAATCCGTTGAGGAATGGTACGGTAAAAAATATTTGAAAAAACACACACTCTCCTCATAACCTCAAGCTATTCCTATGTTTTGGTTGACCGTTTGGAAGCAATATGATATAGTTATTGTATTAATGATATAATACGGAAAAGTTAAATTTACGGTTTCCTGTGTTTTTCTGCTTATACAGAAAGTGGGTGCTTATGAAAATTTTTCTCAATGTTCTCAAAGTTTTAGGGATTATTTGTTTGTCTCTTACCTGCAACTCTATTCCGATAGTGTTGTTGTGGGTTCAAAATGACTTGTCAACTCCGATTAAATGGTTGTTAGGAATTGCTTATGTGATCTTTATCCTAGCGGTTATTTTTTTCCTTTGGAAAAAGTTGTCTGCACATGATAAGGAAAACTTATTTAAACAGCCAATTAAGCTTAAAGATTTCGGCTTTGTTGTGCTTTACTGGTTGGCCGCACGTATTATTGCCGCTGGAGGAACGGTGATTATCACTGCCTTAACAGGAGCGTCTTCGACAGCAAATGATGAATCTCTAATGAGTGTGGCCACTTACTTTAGTGGTGGTTTCTTTTTCTACACTGTGTTATATTGTTTATTAATTGGTATTTTTGGTCCCATTATCGAGGAAATGGCTTATCGTGCTTTTCCAACCTACCTTCTGTTTAACGGAAAATTAACTTGGGTAACAGGTGTCGTCACAACAGCCATTTTTGCGCTACCACACGCAACGACTATTCTTGAATTCATCCTTTACTTTGGCATGGGAAGTGCTTTTTACCTTGCTTATCGTCGTCGTGGCAATATCAAAGATTCGATGTTGGTGCACATTCTCAATAATATTCCAGGGGCAGTCCTATTTTTGCTCTTACCATTCGTTTAATATATTAAATAAAAATCCTTTGAAATGCTTCCAAAGGATTTTCTTATGCTTAAAAAGTGTTAGGATTTTGGAGTGACAGACTTAACCATTTTGGTAATTTCTTT encodes:
- a CDS encoding DUF4176 domain-containing protein, producing the protein MQNEWLTLLRKALENLPITDEDTVFLENLALVFSGHPDIFKACQLAYLDEEKEYHYHPVIGAPYDFIFDYTLGQVTIYQSDKQLILELPIFQSYLSYVDLLFGKIYPVGSIVELDKELLPDDLVAAFARENMDFNVVISGRRVLINNQTSYVDYVGYIWPYGFDFEAHPLLLSHLFIKRVISEGYTDVRDKHYCDEELRRAYYYDKIFSVMYPKGESYED
- a CDS encoding T7SS effector LXG polymorphic toxin; this translates as MKIKMSEVLSQKESLASSISSAKSQLESASRKLKSTADSDALQGNVKEAIDNKITNYQVPLLTNYVNSLAVISQGYDNLISTFKETVSETSDSAIIDTDILQQMVDKFDSPLEQLKTCSDEINKAIDEVADIVSLTKVTTADAISEFKSAKKVLTNTIKDMGIFNSTVLTSEAGDILEEQNTQLSSLSDLGSSSYTSKKAKDFYKDSTFKAEVKEVKSVVNGKARRDQLKNALAKNLYDSKYSGYMLETSGLEVKAGILITSTKKSIGKGKKVVKILDATDKALKQKKFIGGRELTVDSKGRVKVGERFLYKKPSKGKTKTVHLYSKGTKEYKKTVGEDFSFKKTTLYNGRKLKANGKVGIDWKGVGTSGKEAFKSGLKDNFKSTINPLNEFKGFKEASNFSKAGKVLGFAGTVMTIGSNIKTDFIDDRRSSTKEKVRNFAVDTTVDVVSSSSAAATGAAIGTLVGGPLGTVAGAIVGIAVSEFMNTNLEILGNKSLTGVAKSGLKGLAGKFGL
- a CDS encoding DUF5085 family protein: MEYTVAEGVTVQDAFQAQNVLRKRKTFHITELKEELDTFLTAVETAGAHPSGPLVYSLNNVPEDGNMDIEFFLPVEEDYIEIEGMRFSSYFEIDNIILTAIDRDYEELTKEAYARLLWTLEQNDRELNTPFYHVLPDDGAEKVIILVGYAY
- a CDS encoding DUF5085 family protein, encoding MTEFLEGRNQTITLSNVWSINYTVEVDKIGIAFKDALDSITTAGYTLKTDLFYSTPQVEGHDGVLDITVYLPVNEDYLGEEVELAEFNSYFSIPTMYGVRISSTKPEDFDKALDRLQAMLLEDKCQEASPIFFMSSKINGTVYTDIRIGVRFE
- a CDS encoding CPBP family intramembrane glutamic endopeptidase, yielding MKIFLNVLKVLGIICLSLTCNSIPIVLLWVQNDLSTPIKWLLGIAYVIFILAVIFFLWKKLSAHDKENLFKQPIKLKDFGFVVLYWLAARIIAAGGTVIITALTGASSTANDESLMSVATYFSGGFFFYTVLYCLLIGIFGPIIEEMAYRAFPTYLLFNGKLTWVTGVVTTAIFALPHATTILEFILYFGMGSAFYLAYRRRGNIKDSMLVHILNNIPGAVLFLLLPFV